The bacterium genome includes a window with the following:
- a CDS encoding sigma 54-interacting transcriptional regulator produces the protein MGYTRRMWRVESRLESGGVGDIYIARTPAGERVALKVLRSSASLSASVFEKEVLLLSKLRHPHIVSILGCSPQSDMVFGKDSGPCYWMEYVDGSDLLSASREANPETVFRWLVQGLEALEYLHRQGVLHGDLSPRNLLIDRDGRLKLLDFGLAAIMGKDASAIEAATVPYLAPERLGGIQGPASDLFALGTVFYEALARRHPRAGAAGLHEMMSADAPSLVETAPTLEASHSVVCRVIDGLIQNDLSRRFSRAEEALSALRGGTSPKPSRPAEFHSLTFWGASPRLERVAEALKNIKDKSQLFALHGSTGTGKKRFLREVAFQAALAGIPVFERRDGNFRVLSEKGPDGVYFFRSLETLSLTELSRLLSLRRSGLPAQGRVAVLEWNDDFADAERRQFLAGLSRWPEVADLPLANLGRDEAFHLIRSASGGAFHFSEDVAGDLFRQTGGNPGLLIEVLSRLRAGESPEDVESVRSWREILLWKVLALPEPEKAALAFIAAADRPVATELIPHPESLSRLTERQLLRFDPGTGTYAPALPLLPEVMEELLIPSETLEIHRHWLRILKGVSPQRLHHALAVKDAATVAALARPVSDLLWTQERKKESLKLVGRAIDLLRGDGNAQVETARLLKEKMSLLNDLGQYEEALEAAEEWFALGPDNDPPSLKSVKYWFFTGMLHQNLSRDDEAAGRLRRCLETGDETDADQRPFLTRAHMLLGNLDKALSLAESKGRRRAEIHRHLAEADPGRAFEHLDLARSLYEEDGFEQGVFACFLQEGNLSLESDPERAKAAYAKAEEIALRLDNDALLAQAWHNLGVLARRQGRLGEALELLPKAFEIFEMLSLEKEREECRKNLELARAAVGETQDLPAAFKAGSVKRSKPKENVMETSPPLPFDWEPIAARLAELERELLRETDMDIVLRRLMDSAMELARAQHGFLLLRADEPEPESPVPGFTVAVARNLNRESLKSSEHVLSLSVVHRAMETGEPVATDNALQDPRFRDAKSVHLGQLKSILALPVPGPQGILGVFYLDHPLKDGLFQGDVLRSLKLFAGLAAIALQKGRLIEELKDKNENLSTRVDEQASQMERLAQEVKETRLKLKNEYGDVVGRSPRMLDVLTLVDKVTDTKIPVWIFGETGTGKESIARALHFNSSRKNQPFVTENCSALPESLLESELFGHKKGAFTHATADKKGLLHYADKGTIFLDEIADMSVNLQAKLLRFLQEGEIRPLGSHQVIKVDVRVVSASNKDLRKLVAEGTFREDLFFRLNGITVKLPPLRERFEDLPLLAEHFLKGKAKLKPDVLKLLMSYPWPGNVRELQQTLETALIFAEDGMITRKSLEFKDALFTGAPPPKLAPVASPSTAAGTSKTEMTPDLERILRAIRDQCYHKGKAAEALGMSRRHLYTKLEGYGIPADSRKLKDFIEKNLG, from the coding sequence ATGGGCTATACTCGGCGCATGTGGCGGGTTGAGAGTCGTCTCGAATCGGGAGGGGTTGGGGATATTTACATCGCCCGGACCCCGGCCGGTGAGCGGGTCGCGCTGAAGGTCCTTCGTTCTTCCGCGTCTCTCTCAGCGTCCGTCTTTGAAAAGGAGGTCCTCCTCCTCTCCAAGCTCCGCCATCCCCACATCGTCTCGATCCTCGGCTGTTCCCCCCAGAGCGACATGGTCTTCGGCAAGGACAGCGGCCCCTGTTATTGGATGGAATATGTCGACGGATCGGATCTCCTGTCCGCCTCGCGCGAGGCAAATCCGGAGACCGTCTTTCGTTGGCTCGTCCAAGGCCTCGAAGCCCTCGAATATCTTCATCGGCAAGGCGTCCTGCATGGGGACCTCTCGCCTCGCAACCTCCTGATCGACCGGGACGGACGTTTGAAATTACTCGACTTCGGACTCGCCGCGATCATGGGGAAAGATGCCTCCGCGATCGAGGCGGCCACGGTCCCCTATCTCGCCCCTGAGAGGCTGGGAGGGATTCAGGGTCCGGCCTCCGACCTCTTCGCCTTGGGCACGGTTTTCTATGAAGCCCTGGCCCGGCGTCATCCGCGGGCGGGGGCCGCCGGACTTCACGAAATGATGTCGGCCGACGCGCCCTCCCTCGTGGAAACCGCGCCCACCTTGGAGGCCTCCCACTCCGTCGTCTGCCGCGTGATCGACGGTCTGATCCAAAACGACCTCTCCCGGCGCTTCTCCCGCGCGGAAGAGGCCTTGAGCGCCCTCCGGGGCGGAACGTCGCCGAAACCCTCGCGTCCCGCGGAATTTCACTCCCTGACCTTTTGGGGCGCCTCCCCCCGCCTGGAGCGCGTCGCGGAGGCCCTGAAAAACATCAAAGACAAATCCCAGCTCTTCGCCCTTCACGGGTCCACGGGGACGGGGAAAAAGAGGTTTCTGAGGGAGGTCGCCTTTCAAGCCGCGCTCGCGGGAATTCCCGTCTTCGAGCGGCGCGACGGGAATTTCCGCGTCTTGAGCGAGAAGGGGCCGGACGGGGTCTATTTTTTCCGCTCCCTGGAGACCCTCTCCCTCACCGAACTCTCCCGGCTCTTGAGTCTCAGACGAAGCGGCCTTCCCGCGCAGGGCCGCGTGGCGGTCTTGGAATGGAACGACGATTTCGCCGACGCCGAGCGGCGCCAGTTTCTCGCAGGCCTCTCGCGCTGGCCCGAAGTGGCGGATCTACCACTCGCGAACCTGGGCCGCGACGAGGCCTTCCATCTCATCCGCTCGGCCTCAGGCGGTGCCTTTCACTTTTCAGAAGACGTGGCCGGAGATCTGTTCCGCCAAACCGGCGGCAATCCCGGCCTTCTGATCGAGGTCTTGAGCCGTCTCCGCGCCGGCGAGTCGCCGGAAGACGTCGAAAGCGTCCGGTCTTGGAGAGAGATCCTGCTTTGGAAGGTCCTGGCCCTTCCCGAGCCGGAGAAGGCGGCCCTGGCCTTCATCGCCGCCGCGGACAGGCCCGTCGCGACCGAACTCATCCCGCATCCCGAATCCCTCTCCCGCCTGACCGAACGCCAGCTTCTGAGGTTCGATCCCGGGACGGGAACCTACGCGCCGGCCCTCCCCCTGCTGCCGGAGGTCATGGAGGAACTCCTGATCCCCTCCGAGACCTTGGAGATTCATCGCCATTGGCTTCGGATCTTGAAAGGCGTCTCTCCGCAGCGGCTCCATCACGCCTTGGCCGTCAAGGACGCGGCGACCGTTGCCGCCCTCGCCCGGCCCGTGTCGGACCTCTTGTGGACGCAGGAGCGGAAGAAGGAATCGCTGAAACTCGTCGGCCGCGCGATCGACCTCCTGCGCGGCGACGGCAACGCCCAGGTCGAGACCGCACGGCTCTTGAAGGAGAAGATGAGCCTCTTGAACGACCTGGGCCAATATGAAGAGGCGCTCGAGGCCGCCGAGGAGTGGTTCGCACTCGGGCCCGACAACGACCCCCCGTCCTTGAAATCGGTCAAGTATTGGTTCTTCACCGGAATGCTGCATCAGAACTTGAGCCGGGATGACGAGGCCGCCGGGCGCCTCCGCCGCTGTCTCGAGACCGGCGACGAAACGGACGCCGACCAACGCCCCTTTCTCACGCGCGCCCACATGCTCCTGGGGAATTTGGACAAGGCCCTCTCGCTCGCCGAGTCGAAGGGGCGGCGCCGCGCGGAGATCCACCGGCACCTCGCGGAGGCCGATCCGGGGCGCGCGTTCGAACATCTCGACCTGGCCCGTTCGCTCTATGAAGAAGACGGTTTCGAGCAAGGCGTCTTCGCCTGTTTCCTTCAAGAGGGGAACCTGTCCCTGGAGAGCGACCCCGAACGCGCGAAGGCCGCCTACGCGAAAGCGGAGGAGATCGCCCTCCGCCTCGACAACGACGCCCTCCTCGCCCAAGCCTGGCACAACCTCGGCGTCTTGGCCCGGCGGCAAGGCCGTTTGGGCGAGGCCCTGGAGCTTCTGCCGAAGGCCTTCGAGATTTTTGAAATGCTGAGCCTGGAAAAAGAGCGGGAGGAGTGCCGGAAGAACCTGGAACTCGCACGGGCCGCCGTCGGAGAGACACAAGACCTCCCCGCCGCCTTCAAGGCCGGTTCCGTCAAGAGATCAAAACCCAAGGAGAATGTTATGGAAACAAGCCCGCCCCTCCCCTTCGACTGGGAGCCCATCGCCGCGCGCCTGGCCGAGCTCGAACGCGAACTGCTTCGCGAGACCGACATGGACATCGTCCTTCGGAGGCTCATGGATTCGGCGATGGAACTCGCACGCGCGCAGCACGGATTCCTGCTCTTGCGGGCGGACGAGCCGGAGCCGGAGAGCCCGGTCCCCGGTTTCACGGTGGCGGTCGCGCGCAACTTAAACCGCGAATCGCTCAAGAGCTCCGAGCACGTCTTGAGCCTCTCCGTGGTCCACCGCGCGATGGAAACAGGAGAACCCGTGGCCACCGACAACGCCCTGCAAGACCCGCGCTTCCGGGACGCCAAGAGCGTGCACCTGGGCCAACTCAAGTCAATCCTGGCCCTTCCCGTTCCCGGCCCGCAGGGGATCCTGGGCGTGTTTTACCTGGACCATCCCCTAAAGGACGGCCTCTTCCAGGGAGACGTCCTCCGCTCTTTGAAACTCTTCGCGGGGCTCGCGGCGATCGCGCTCCAAAAAGGACGATTGATCGAGGAGCTGAAGGACAAGAACGAAAACCTGTCGACCCGGGTGGACGAACAGGCGAGCCAGATGGAGCGGCTGGCTCAGGAGGTGAAGGAGACGCGCCTCAAGCTCAAGAACGAGTACGGCGACGTCGTCGGCCGCTCGCCGAGAATGCTGGACGTGCTGACCTTGGTCGACAAGGTCACCGACACGAAGATCCCCGTCTGGATCTTCGGCGAAACGGGCACGGGCAAGGAGTCCATCGCCCGGGCCCTTCATTTCAACAGTTCCCGAAAGAACCAGCCGTTCGTCACCGAGAACTGCAGCGCCCTGCCCGAGTCCCTCTTGGAGAGCGAGCTCTTCGGCCACAAGAAAGGGGCCTTCACTCACGCGACCGCCGACAAGAAGGGGCTTCTTCACTACGCCGACAAGGGGACGATCTTTTTGGACGAGATCGCCGACATGAGCGTCAACCTCCAGGCCAAACTCCTGCGATTTCTGCAGGAAGGCGAGATTCGCCCGCTGGGCTCGCATCAGGTAATCAAGGTGGACGTGCGCGTCGTGTCGGCGTCCAACAAGGATTTGCGAAAACTCGTCGCGGAAGGAACATTCCGAGAAGACCTTTTCTTCCGTCTGAACGGAATCACCGTGAAACTGCCCCCGCTCCGCGAACGTTTCGAGGACCTGCCCTTGCTCGCGGAGCACTTCCTCAAAGGCAAAGCCAAACTGAAACCGGACGTCCTGAAACTCCTGATGTCCTATCCTTGGCCCGGCAACGTGCGCGAGCTGCAACAGACCCTGGAAACGGCCCTGATCTTTGCCGAGGATGGAATGATCACGAGGAAGTCCCTCGAATTCAAGGACGCCCTGTTCACGGGTGCGCCGCCGCCGAAACTGGCGCCGGTCGCCTCGCCGTCAACAGCCGCCGGGACTTCCAAAACCGAAATGACGCCGGACTTGGAGAGGATCCTGCGCGCGATCCGCGACCAGTGCTACCACAAGGGCAAGGCCGCGGAGGCCTTGGGGATGTCGCGGCGGCATCTCTATACGAAACTGGAGGGCTACGGGATTCCGGCCGATTCCCGAAAACTCAAGGACTTCATAGAGAAAAATCTGGGGTGA